TGTGCGGCCGCCGCCGCTCCCGTGGGACGATCGCCGGCACCCGCGGTTCGACCCCCGCTACGCGGGTATCGACCCGGAGACCCTCCCTGCAACCGAGTCGCTGCACGACACGCTCGAGCGCGTGCTCCCCTGCTGGGAGAGCCACCTCGCCGGGGACCTTGCGGCAGGCAAACCTGTCCTGGTCGCCGCCCACGGGAACAGCCTCCGCGCCCTGGTCAAGCACCTGGACAATGTTCCGGATGACGAGATCGCGGGCCTGAACATCCCCACCGGCTATCCGCTCGTCTACGAACTGGACGAAGACCTGAAAGTGATCCGGCGCTACTACCTCGGCGACCCGGAGGAGATCGCGGCGGCAGCCCGGGGCGTCGCCCGGCAGGCGGGGCCGGGATAGCCGGGGCTATTCCTCCGGCCTTTCGCCGATACTTCCTTTCATTTCCTTTATTGTAACACAAATGTAACGGCATTACTGCCATTGTTACATATCTGTAACATCTTTCGCCTCTCTGTAACAAAACTGTAACAATTAAATTCCCGCCCGGTAAACATCTTTCTATGTCCAGGGTTGTCCGGGTTGACGAGGAGGCACTGGAGGTCGCCCTGCAGTACGGGAAGAACCTCTCGGCCGGGATCATGAAGATGGAAGAGATGCTCAAAAAACAGGAGAAGGCGAAGCGCGACTATACCAATATCGAGGAGATGATCCGCCGGGCGGTCAGGGAAGAACTCGATATGCTGACGGCCAGGTACTGAGTGGATGGGCTGAGCCCGGGGCAGATGATGCCGGGGGGGCACTCTTGCCCTGAGTGTGTGGCTCGGAGAAGACCTCCTGAGAGAGTTGTTGTTGCTCTAGGGTCTGGCACCAACTAGAAGAGGATAAGGACAGACACGATCCAGTTTTCCCCGCAATACGGGTGCAGTGGACCGTGGTGGCTATCGCCGAGAGGGGGGTGGGGACAAAGGGGAGTGCGAGCGCAGCGAGCATGAGAAGGCCGAAGGTCTTCGAGGGGGGAGCATCCCCCCTCCCCTGAAACCCCTCGCACCTAACGGTGCTCATGCTCCTGCCCCGCACCTCGCACCTAACGGTGCTCGAACTCCGTTCCCATGGAACGTCGTTCCTACCGGTGCTCCAGCTCCGTTCCGTTGGAACGTCGCACCCTCCGGCCAGTCGCACTCCCCAATGGCGATACCAAATGGGAATCCGTGCTCTGGAGCGATTCTAGACGAGGTCATCTAGAAGATCGTCCAGCGTAAAGATCCCAAGACCACCATCTCACCCCCGCCCGGTGAGTTCCGCAAGATCGCGGAGCCACTCGAACGGCGCACCGGCGAACTCCTCCGGCGTCATCCGCCACACCCAGTTCCCCGTGGTGGTCGAGGGGTAGTTCATCCGTGCCGCGGCGCCGAGGCCGAGGACGTCCTGCATCGGGACGATGCATGCCCGGGCGACCGAGGTCATCCCGAGCCGGACGAGCTCCCGGTGAACCTCGTCCGCCCCCACCTTCCGCCCGATGTAGGTGAAGAACCGCTCCTTATCCTCTTCCGACGCCTCCTCCTCGAACCACCCCCGTGCCGTGTTGTTGTCGTGCGTCCCCGTGTAGCAGATGAGGTTATGGACGTAGCTGTGCGGGATGTGCGGGGTCTTCTCGATCCCTTCGCCGAACGCGAAGAGGAGGATCTTCATCCCCGGGAAGTCGAACCGGTCGAGGAGGGCCTGAACGGCGGGGGTGTTCGCCCCCAGGTCCTCGGCGACGATGGCAAAGCAGGGATGCTTTCGGGCGAGCGCCTCGAAGAAGTCTTCTCCCGGCCCGTCGACCCAGGTGCCGCGCTCCGCCGTCGCATCTCCCGCCGGAACCTCGTAGTAGTCGGCGAACGCCCGGAAGTGGTCGATCCGGAAGAGATCGTAGAGTTCGGCCGACCGGGCGATCCGGCCCGCCCACCAGTCGTAACCGCGCTCATGGAGTGCGGCCCAGTCGTAGACCGGGTTCCCCCAGAGCTGCCCGGTTCTGCTGAAGATATCGGGCGGCACCCCGGCGACAACGGTCGGGCGGAGGTCTTCGTCGAGTTTGAAGATCCCGGGGTTCGCCCAGACGTCGACGCTGTCGTAGGCGACGTAGATCGGGATGTCGCCGATCACCTGGATGCCCCGGCCGGTGCAGTAGCGCCGGAGGGCCGACCACTGCCGGGCGGCGACGTACTGGAGGAACTTCTCCTTTCGTATTTGGTCGTCGAGGAGTTCGCGCATCTCTTTGAGCGCCCCCGGCTCCCTTGCCCGGATCTCCTCCGGCCACCGGTTCCACGCGTGCCCGCGGAAACGGTCTTTGAGCGCGACGAAGAGCGCGTGGTCGTCGAGCCACCACCCCGCCCCGTCGCAGAACGTCTCGAACCCGCGATCCGGCCCGGAGTGGCGGAACCGTTCGTAGGCGGCCGTAAACAGCCGTTCCCGGTACCACGCGGCCGCCTCGTATGCCGCCCGCCCCTCCGGGAACCCGGGCACCGGCTCCAGTTCGCTCTTTCTGAGGTAGCCTTCCCGGACGAGCATCTCGGGGCTGATGAGGAGGGTGTTTGCACCGAACGCCGACGGGCTCGAGTAGGGGGAGTGGGCGTATGCCGTCTCTGTCGGGTTGAGCGGCAGGATCTGCCAGTAGTGCTGCCGGGCGCGCTCAAGCGCATCGACGAACCGGTATGCCGCCGGGCCGAAGTCCCCGATGCCGTACGGCGACGGCAGGGACGTGATATGCAGGAGTATGCCGCTTCCCCGTGTCTGGATCATACATCTTCTCCGGATAACCCGCCCTTCTGGGGCGGTCTCAACGTATAGTCTTATCCCGCGCCGGCGAGGGGTACGGTCAAATAGATCCCGCTCCATAGGGGCCGGAAAGGAGGTGATTGAGACGGCGTTACCTGCCGGCATGACCGCATCCCGCATCCACGAGTACCTCCGCGACGCCCCGTACCCGGCGACCCGGGAGGATCTGGTCGACTACGCCCGCGAAGCCGGCGCACCGGACGATATCCTGCTGGCGCTCGAACGGTTGCCGGAGAGGCGGTATGCGAGCCCGGATCTCGTGACCGAGACGATCGGGATGCTGATGTGAGGATCAGGGTTTCTTCGCGACCAGCCACCCGCGGCCGACGAGCCCCCGGCCGGCTGCCCTCTCCCAGAGGCCAAGCGCCTGCAGGGTGTCGTCGTAGGCCTCGTCGCTGAAGAGCCCGACGATCGTCTCCCGGCCGCGTTCCAGCCGCTCGCGGATCCCGGCGACCTGCCTGGCGGGGTCTCCCGGGATCTCCCCCCGGTCCATGACGGAAAATCCGTTCCGCTCCAGGAGCAGCGCGTAGCTCTCCATAGTCTCGAAGTAGGGGAAGATCCTGAAGGTATCCCGGGTATGCCACTCGTCGTCGCTGGCCCGAACCTGCACCCAGTCGGTGAACGCAAGGGTTCCCCCCGGCTTTAAGACGCGGAAGGCCTCGCGTATCATCAGGTCCCTGTCCGTCACGTAGCACCAGGTGCCCTCGCCCCAGACGGCGTCGAAGACCCCGTCGTGGAACGCCGTCTCGAGCGGGTTTCCCTGCTGGAAGTCGACCCGGCCGGTGAGCCCGGCCTCCTCGGTTCTCCTGACGGCTTCGTCGACCATCCGCGGTATCGCGGCAAGCCCGATCACGGTCGCGCCGTACTCCCGGGCGATGCGCCGGGCGGCTCCTCCCGCGCCCGGGAGGAGGGCAAGCACCCTGCTTTCCTCACCAATCCCGGCCCTCTCTGCGAGGGCGTCAAGATCGGGATCGGCGTCCTCGCTCGCGAGCATCTCCCAGATGAGCCCGACCGGCCCGCCGTAGACCCGCTCCACCTCCCCGGCGTGGACGTCCATCATCGTCATCCATTTCCGCCGCACGATGTCGCCCATGGGATATCACCGTGCCGCTACGGTCGCCTTCGCCTCCTCACGGACGGTGAAGAGGTCGCGGAGAGTGTCCTTGATACAGGCCTCGAAGATATCCCGCACGTGGGTATGGGCGATCTCGAGC
The genomic region above belongs to Methanoculleus horonobensis and contains:
- the malQ gene encoding 4-alpha-glucanotransferase, yielding MRDAVMPAGNAVSITSFPAPMERDLFDRTPRRRGIRLYVETAPEGRVIRRRCMIQTRGSGILLHITSLPSPYGIGDFGPAAYRFVDALERARQHYWQILPLNPTETAYAHSPYSSPSAFGANTLLISPEMLVREGYLRKSELEPVPGFPEGRAAYEAAAWYRERLFTAAYERFRHSGPDRGFETFCDGAGWWLDDHALFVALKDRFRGHAWNRWPEEIRAREPGALKEMRELLDDQIRKEKFLQYVAARQWSALRRYCTGRGIQVIGDIPIYVAYDSVDVWANPGIFKLDEDLRPTVVAGVPPDIFSRTGQLWGNPVYDWAALHERGYDWWAGRIARSAELYDLFRIDHFRAFADYYEVPAGDATAERGTWVDGPGEDFFEALARKHPCFAIVAEDLGANTPAVQALLDRFDFPGMKILLFAFGEGIEKTPHIPHSYVHNLICYTGTHDNNTARGWFEEEASEEDKERFFTYIGRKVGADEVHRELVRLGMTSVARACIVPMQDVLGLGAAARMNYPSTTTGNWVWRMTPEEFAGAPFEWLRDLAELTGRG
- a CDS encoding DUF2795 domain-containing protein; the encoded protein is MTASRIHEYLRDAPYPATREDLVDYAREAGAPDDILLALERLPERRYASPDLVTETIGMLM
- the gpmA gene encoding 2,3-diphosphoglycerate-dependent phosphoglycerate mutase encodes the protein MRTLILLRHGESTWNRENRFTGWTDVDLSPRGIDEAHRAAELLRNGGYTFSVAYTSVLKRAIRTLWVVMDDLDLMYVPVHRSWRLNEKSYGALQGLNKKETAEKYGADQVHLWRRAYDVRPPPLPWDDRRHPRFDPRYAGIDPETLPATESLHDTLERVLPCWESHLAGDLAAGKPVLVAAHGNSLRALVKHLDNVPDDEIAGLNIPTGYPLVYELDEDLKVIRRYYLGDPEEIAAAARGVARQAGPG
- a CDS encoding class I SAM-dependent methyltransferase, whose amino-acid sequence is MGDIVRRKWMTMMDVHAGEVERVYGGPVGLIWEMLASEDADPDLDALAERAGIGEESRVLALLPGAGGAARRIAREYGATVIGLAAIPRMVDEAVRRTEEAGLTGRVDFQQGNPLETAFHDGVFDAVWGEGTWCYVTDRDLMIREAFRVLKPGGTLAFTDWVQVRASDDEWHTRDTFRIFPYFETMESYALLLERNGFSVMDRGEIPGDPARQVAGIRERLERGRETIVGLFSDEAYDDTLQALGLWERAAGRGLVGRGWLVAKKP